The Bacteroidota bacterium genome has a segment encoding these proteins:
- a CDS encoding BamA/TamA family outer membrane protein, with protein sequence IDNSKNILIKNSYQPHLVTDTRYSFIFNDQVIQKNRNHRYLRFNFETSGNLLRAFDNLAGVRKDVNGSYQVLNVPYSQYLRVDIDLRYYKKMAEYHQLVFRATGGIGKTLANLQSLPFEKSFYGGGANGIRAWQIRSLGPGSYPASFNFDQIGEMQMEGNVEYRFKMLRQLNGAFFVDAGNIWLLKQSAGSIGGNFQPDRFYKEIAIGSGIGARLDFSFFIIRFDLGIKVCDPQFAEGDRWVIKHLFDNEWKIDFQKNHTSGYSFTNFNLGIGYPF encoded by the coding sequence AATTGACAACAGTAAAAATATTCTTATCAAGAACAGCTATCAACCCCACCTTGTTACAGATACACGGTATAGTTTTATATTTAATGACCAGGTGATCCAAAAAAACAGGAACCACCGTTACCTACGTTTTAACTTTGAGACTTCAGGGAACCTCCTGCGTGCTTTTGATAATCTTGCGGGTGTACGCAAAGATGTAAATGGCAGTTATCAGGTACTGAATGTTCCTTATTCGCAATATCTGCGTGTGGATATTGATCTGAGGTATTATAAAAAAATGGCCGAGTACCATCAATTGGTATTCAGGGCAACCGGAGGAATAGGTAAAACCTTAGCCAATCTTCAATCCCTTCCTTTTGAAAAGAGTTTTTACGGGGGCGGCGCAAATGGTATTCGGGCCTGGCAAATACGCTCCCTGGGACCGGGCTCATATCCTGCCAGTTTCAATTTTGACCAGATCGGTGAAATGCAAATGGAAGGAAATGTTGAATACCGTTTTAAGATGTTACGACAACTTAACGGGGCATTTTTTGTAGATGCCGGAAATATCTGGCTGCTGAAACAAAGTGCAGGTTCTATAGGTGGGAACTTTCAGCCCGATCGCTTTTATAAAGAGATCGCTATCGGCTCAGGTATCGGCGCACGACTTGATTTCAGCTTTTTTATAATCCGCTTCGACCTGGGAATAAAAGTATGCGACCCACAGTTTGCTGAAGGCGACCGTTGGGTTATAAAGCACTTATTTGACAATGAATGGAAAATAGATTTTCAAAAAAACCATACCAGTGGCTACTCTTTCACAAACTTCAACCTGGGTATTGGTTATCCGTTTTAA
- the rpsO gene encoding 30S ribosomal protein S15, translating to MYLTAEIKKSIFKKHGKSEKNTGSAEGQVALFTHRINHLSEHLKKSPKDVSTQRSLLNLVGKRRSHLDHLKKTEIARYRAIIKELDIRK from the coding sequence ATGTATTTAACTGCTGAAATAAAAAAATCAATCTTCAAAAAGCACGGCAAATCTGAAAAAAACACAGGTTCTGCAGAAGGCCAGGTTGCGTTGTTCACTCACCGCATCAATCATCTTTCCGAGCACCTGAAAAAATCACCAAAGGATGTGAGCACTCAACGTTCACTTCTTAACCTTGTTGGTAAAAGAAGAAGTCATTTGGATCACTTGAAAAAAACAGAAATAGCCCGCTACCGTGCAATCATTAAAGAACTCGACATCAGAAAGTAA
- a CDS encoding acetyl-CoA carboxylase carboxyltransferase subunit beta: MSWYKRITKGIKTSTKEKKGTPEGLWYKCPSCKKITPSNEHADGMYVCPHCDYHERIGSAEYFKIIFDNNEYAELNPNLSAGDPLNFEDTKKYTDRLADSQKKTELKDAIRTVAGKVDGNDLVVACMDFNFIGGSMGSVVGEKISRAIDFCLKYNIPLMIISKSGGARMMEAAYSLMQMAKTSAKLTLLADARIPYISLLTDPTTGGVTASFAMLGDLNIGEPESLIAFAGPRVVKETIGKDLPKGFQRAEFVLEHGFLDKIINRKELKIKLSQFLVMFKN, translated from the coding sequence ATGAGTTGGTATAAAAGGATAACAAAAGGAATTAAAACCAGTACAAAGGAGAAAAAAGGTACTCCTGAAGGACTATGGTATAAATGTCCTTCCTGCAAAAAAATAACTCCGTCAAACGAACATGCGGATGGAATGTATGTTTGTCCGCATTGCGATTACCATGAACGTATAGGATCAGCGGAATACTTTAAGATAATTTTTGACAATAACGAATATGCCGAGCTGAACCCAAATCTATCAGCCGGCGACCCATTGAATTTTGAAGACACAAAAAAATATACCGACCGTCTTGCTGATTCACAGAAGAAAACTGAATTAAAAGATGCTATCCGTACGGTGGCCGGTAAGGTAGACGGAAATGACCTGGTAGTTGCCTGCATGGATTTCAATTTTATCGGCGGTTCTATGGGATCTGTTGTCGGTGAAAAAATTTCCAGAGCCATTGACTTTTGTTTGAAATATAATATCCCCTTAATGATTATCTCCAAATCAGGTGGAGCCCGTATGATGGAAGCTGCGTACTCATTGATGCAAATGGCCAAGACATCCGCAAAGCTTACATTGTTAGCCGATGCACGCATTCCTTACATTTCATTATTAACCGATCCTACTACAGGAGGAGTTACTGCATCATTCGCCATGCTTGGCGACCTTAACATAGGCGAACCCGAATCACTTATAGCCTTTGCCGGCCCGCGTGTTGTAAAGGAAACAATAGGTAAAGACCTTCCCAAAGGCTTCCAGAGAGCCGAATTTGTATTGGAACACGGGTTTTTGGACAAAATAATAAATCGCAAAGAACTGAAAATCAAGCTTTCACAATTTTTGGTCATGTTCAAAAACTAG
- a CDS encoding class I fructose-bisphosphate aldolase, producing the protein MSTAKVADSKIAELLGASADKLLNHKCTTITKEQLHLPGADFVDRIFGISNRNEKVLNNLKRIYNHGRLAKTGYVSILPVDQGIEHSAGASFAPNPMYFDPENIVKLAVEGGCNAVASTYGVLGAVSKKYADKIPFIVKVNHNEFLSYPNKFDQILFGTVKGAHDMGAAAIGATIYFGSNESSRQITEIANAFQQAHELGMATILWCYLRNNGFKKDGIDYHTASDLTSQANHLGVTIQADIIKQKLPTNNGGYTAINFGKTSSKVYSDLTTDNPIDLCRYQVVNCYMGRIGLINSGGESKGASDLAEAVTTAVINKRAGGQGLIAGRKAFQKPVQEGVALLNAIQDVYLNKDITIA; encoded by the coding sequence ATGTCTACCGCAAAAGTCGCTGATTCAAAAATTGCCGAACTATTAGGTGCAAGTGCAGATAAATTATTGAACCATAAGTGTACAACAATAACAAAGGAGCAGCTGCATTTACCGGGTGCCGATTTTGTTGACCGCATTTTCGGAATAAGTAACCGTAACGAAAAAGTATTGAATAATCTGAAAAGAATATATAACCACGGACGTTTGGCAAAAACAGGATATGTTTCCATACTCCCCGTTGATCAGGGGATAGAACATTCTGCCGGCGCTTCATTTGCGCCAAATCCAATGTACTTTGACCCCGAAAATATTGTGAAGCTTGCTGTTGAAGGTGGCTGTAACGCTGTTGCATCAACTTATGGTGTGCTTGGCGCGGTATCAAAAAAATACGCGGATAAGATCCCATTCATCGTTAAAGTAAATCACAACGAATTTTTGTCGTATCCCAATAAATTCGACCAGATCCTTTTCGGAACCGTGAAAGGAGCTCACGATATGGGCGCAGCAGCTATAGGTGCAACAATCTATTTCGGATCCAATGAATCATCCCGTCAGATCACAGAGATCGCCAATGCGTTTCAGCAGGCACACGAATTAGGCATGGCCACAATATTGTGGTGCTACCTGCGCAACAATGGTTTCAAAAAAGATGGCATTGATTATCATACTGCCTCTGACCTGACATCACAAGCCAATCACCTCGGTGTTACCATCCAGGCAGATATTATCAAACAAAAACTTCCGACCAATAACGGCGGGTATACCGCAATTAATTTCGGCAAAACAAGCAGTAAAGTATACTCTGACCTTACAACAGATAACCCGATCGACCTGTGCCGGTACCAGGTTGTAAACTGTTATATGGGCCGTATTGGACTCATCAATTCAGGCGGTGAATCAAAAGGTGCCTCCGACCTGGCAGAAGCTGTAACTACAGCAGTTATTAACAAACGTGCAGGCGGACAAGGCCTGATAGCCGGCCGCAAAGCATTTCAAAAACCGGTGCAAGAGGGAGTAGCCCTGCTTAATGCGATACAGGATGTGTATTTGAATAAGGACATAACAATTGCCTGA